In Halobacteriovorax marinus SJ, the following proteins share a genomic window:
- the icmF gene encoding fused isobutyryl-CoA mutase/GTPase IcmF, whose translation MKRLRFVTAASLFDGHDVSINIMRRLLQANGVEVIHLGHNRSAKDVVDACLHEDANAVALSSYQGGHNEYFAYIRELLDEAGAKDVKIFGGGGGVITPSEIKALHEKGITKIYSPEDGMKLGLEGIIKDMIAKADYSTIEGVDFSKYESKSLENYEISKAITSIEDGVDLPFEMNSKDVPVLGITGTGGAGKSSLIDETLLRFHRYYNDCKVALISVDPTKKKTQGALLGDRIRLGSSSYENFYIRSLATRDSKTELSPQIEKVVSFLKSQNFDLIIVETSGIGQASDAITKVADKCIYVMTPEYGAATQLEKIEMLEQADFIVLNKFEKPRSEDALRDIRKQYRRNHQLFAGHPGAPTDDELPVFGTMASQFNDSGVNALFSEIATQFGFDTSKIQDIKKERAPKNKTKIIAPERSLYLRDISSTLKNYNSEALQNFEKLKDYEALLKATEIMPESKELKEKLMEVKETIPADVFSELEICESAISQYKSGEFSYTVRNKEIKVPTKFESLSGSMISKVSYPRFDSISEKYRFVKRANLPGFFPYAAGIFPFKRADEDPKRMFAGEGGPLRTNKRFHYLSENDPAKRLSTAFDSVTLYGEDPDKRPDIFGKIGEAGVSIATLDDMGDLFKGFSLIDPMTSVSMTINGPAPIILAMFMNTAMKQALSEDEFWNEEKRIEVMRQVRGTVQADILKEDQAQNTCIFSLEFALKLMGDVQEYFCKAAIKNYYTVSISGYHIAEAGANPISQLAFTLSNGFTFVEYYLSRGMNIDDFSGNLSFFFSNGLDPEYTVIGRVARKIWAVAMRDKYGANTKSQMFKYHIQTSGRSLHAQEIDFNDIRTTLQAFLALSDNCNSLHTNAYDEAITTPTEESVRRAMAIQMIINREFGLNKTDNPMQGSYIYEELCDIVEEAVLAEFERISDKGGVLGAMESMYQRGKIQEESLHYETLKDNGELPIIGVNTYIADNFEELLNQEIEISRCSDDEKNEQIARLNAFKEKNSDHSKEALEKLQQVALSGGNIFEELLKTVNYCSLGEITNVLYEIGGRYRRNM comes from the coding sequence ATGAAACGTTTAAGATTCGTAACGGCGGCCAGCCTCTTTGATGGCCACGATGTATCAATCAATATTATGAGAAGACTTTTACAGGCCAACGGAGTTGAAGTAATTCATCTTGGTCACAATAGATCTGCAAAAGATGTTGTCGATGCTTGTCTCCATGAAGATGCAAACGCTGTGGCCCTTAGCTCTTATCAGGGTGGTCACAATGAATACTTTGCATACATTAGAGAGTTACTAGATGAAGCTGGCGCTAAAGATGTAAAAATCTTTGGAGGTGGCGGTGGTGTAATTACACCATCTGAGATTAAGGCCTTACACGAAAAGGGAATTACAAAAATTTACTCACCGGAAGATGGGATGAAATTAGGCTTAGAAGGAATCATAAAAGATATGATTGCCAAGGCCGACTATTCAACAATCGAAGGAGTAGATTTCTCTAAGTATGAAAGTAAGTCATTAGAAAATTATGAAATATCTAAGGCCATCACTTCAATAGAAGACGGAGTTGATCTGCCATTTGAGATGAATTCAAAAGACGTCCCGGTTCTTGGTATTACAGGGACAGGTGGAGCAGGAAAGTCATCTTTAATTGATGAAACTCTTCTAAGATTTCACCGCTATTATAATGACTGTAAGGTCGCACTGATTTCAGTAGACCCAACTAAGAAAAAAACTCAGGGTGCACTTCTTGGGGATAGAATTAGACTTGGAAGTTCTAGTTATGAGAACTTCTATATTCGTTCACTGGCCACAAGAGACTCTAAGACTGAACTCTCTCCACAGATTGAGAAAGTTGTTAGCTTCTTGAAGTCACAAAACTTTGATCTCATCATTGTTGAAACTTCAGGTATTGGTCAGGCTTCTGATGCTATTACAAAAGTTGCTGATAAGTGTATTTATGTAATGACTCCTGAATACGGAGCAGCTACACAGCTTGAAAAGATTGAAATGCTTGAGCAGGCTGACTTTATTGTTCTTAATAAATTTGAAAAGCCACGCTCGGAAGATGCACTTAGAGATATCAGAAAGCAGTATAGAAGAAATCATCAACTCTTCGCTGGTCATCCTGGTGCACCTACAGATGATGAGCTTCCAGTTTTTGGTACAATGGCCTCTCAATTTAATGACTCTGGTGTTAATGCTCTCTTCTCTGAAATCGCAACTCAATTTGGTTTCGATACTTCTAAAATTCAAGATATTAAAAAAGAGAGAGCTCCAAAGAATAAGACAAAGATTATCGCACCGGAGAGAAGTCTCTACTTAAGAGATATCTCTTCAACACTTAAAAATTATAATAGTGAAGCTCTTCAAAATTTTGAAAAACTAAAGGATTACGAAGCTCTACTTAAGGCGACAGAGATAATGCCAGAGAGTAAGGAGCTAAAAGAAAAGCTAATGGAAGTTAAGGAAACGATTCCAGCAGATGTCTTTAGTGAATTAGAGATTTGTGAAAGTGCAATTTCTCAATACAAGAGTGGAGAATTTTCTTACACTGTTAGAAATAAAGAGATTAAGGTTCCAACAAAGTTTGAATCTCTTTCAGGATCAATGATCTCAAAAGTATCCTACCCAAGATTTGATTCAATCTCAGAAAAATATAGATTTGTTAAAAGGGCAAACCTTCCGGGATTCTTTCCTTATGCTGCAGGTATTTTTCCATTTAAGAGAGCTGATGAAGATCCAAAGAGAATGTTTGCTGGTGAAGGTGGACCACTTAGAACTAATAAGAGGTTTCACTATCTTTCAGAAAATGATCCGGCAAAGAGACTTTCAACTGCATTTGATTCTGTAACTCTCTATGGTGAAGATCCAGATAAGAGACCAGATATTTTTGGAAAGATTGGTGAGGCGGGAGTTTCAATTGCAACTCTCGATGATATGGGAGATCTATTTAAGGGATTCTCACTTATCGACCCAATGACTTCAGTTTCGATGACTATTAATGGTCCGGCTCCGATTATCTTGGCCATGTTCATGAATACGGCCATGAAGCAGGCCTTGAGCGAAGATGAGTTTTGGAATGAGGAAAAGAGAATTGAGGTGATGAGACAAGTTCGTGGAACTGTTCAGGCCGATATCCTTAAAGAAGATCAAGCTCAAAATACTTGTATCTTCTCATTAGAGTTTGCACTTAAACTTATGGGAGACGTTCAAGAGTACTTCTGTAAAGCTGCAATTAAAAATTACTACACTGTTTCAATCAGTGGATACCACATTGCTGAAGCAGGGGCGAATCCAATTTCTCAACTGGCATTCACTCTTTCAAATGGATTTACATTTGTTGAGTATTACCTCTCAAGAGGAATGAATATTGATGACTTCTCTGGAAACCTTTCTTTCTTCTTCTCAAACGGACTTGATCCTGAGTACACAGTAATTGGTAGAGTTGCTAGAAAGATCTGGGCCGTGGCCATGAGAGATAAATACGGTGCAAATACTAAGTCACAAATGTTCAAATATCATATTCAAACTTCTGGTAGATCTCTACACGCTCAGGAGATTGACTTTAATGATATCAGAACAACACTTCAGGCCTTCTTAGCGTTAAGTGATAATTGTAACTCTCTTCACACTAATGCTTATGATGAAGCGATTACAACTCCAACTGAGGAATCTGTTAGAAGGGCGATGGCCATTCAGATGATTATCAATAGAGAGTTTGGTTTAAATAAAACAGATAATCCAATGCAAGGTTCATATATCTATGAAGAGCTCTGCGATATTGTTGAAGAAGCTGTTCTTGCAGAGTTTGAAAGAATCTCTGATAAAGGCGGAGTTCTTGGTGCAATGGAAAGTATGTATCAGAGAGGAAAGATCCAAGAGGAATCTCTTCACTATGAAACACTTAAAGATAATGGAGAGCTTCCAATTATTGGTGTGAATACATATATTGCAGACAATTTTGAAGAGTTATTAAACCAAGAGATTGAAATTTCTAGATGCTCTGATGATGAGAAGAATGAGCAGATCGCAAGACTCAATGCTTTTAAAGAAAAGAATTCTGATCATTCAAAAGAAGCGCTAGAAAAATTACAACAAGTTGCTCTAAGCGGAGGGAATATCTTCGAAGAGTTACTAAAGACTGTAAATTATTGCTCACTAGGTGAGATTACAAATGTCCTCTATGAAATCGGTGGAAGATATAGAAGGAATATGTAA
- a CDS encoding 4Fe-4S dicluster domain-containing protein, which produces MSDDRTIIVENPFHTARTKPVRKGKKPPKLLAIVHQSGCTGCEVCIAGCPVDSIELVAGPNPDNPEFKQTVEIDLARCIGCQNCSQDCPWETITMYNSDDAFTAWGNETLKSELYVTEDVLEDLNEKHGVKAEEESTEVEETA; this is translated from the coding sequence ATGAGTGATGACAGAACGATAATTGTTGAAAATCCATTTCATACAGCGAGAACAAAGCCTGTAAGAAAAGGGAAGAAACCACCGAAATTACTAGCAATTGTACACCAAAGTGGATGTACTGGTTGTGAGGTTTGTATCGCTGGTTGCCCTGTAGATTCGATTGAATTAGTCGCTGGACCAAACCCTGATAACCCAGAATTTAAGCAGACTGTAGAAATTGACCTTGCGCGCTGTATCGGTTGTCAAAACTGTTCACAGGACTGTCCATGGGAAACAATTACGATGTACAACTCTGATGATGCATTTACAGCTTGGGGTAACGAGACTCTTAAGTCTGAACTCTACGTAACAGAAGATGTACTAGAAGACCTGAACGAAAAACACGGTGTTAAAGCTGAGGAAGAATCTACGGAAGTAGAAGAAACAGCTTAA
- the lspA gene encoding signal peptidase II, translated as MDRIWKMSLLIVGVILLDQFTKGAIQQNFKLGESLAVIPGFFNLVYVQNSGAAFGMGAGSGDFVRILFFLILPTIACFWLLWLIWKTRHTSAWLCTTYSLIFAGAVGNLIDRYSLKYVVDMFDFYIGTSHFAAFNIADSAISIAAVMLIIDFAYLEKKREEKAAS; from the coding sequence ATGGATAGAATTTGGAAAATGTCACTCCTTATTGTAGGAGTGATTCTCTTAGATCAATTTACTAAAGGTGCAATTCAGCAAAACTTTAAACTAGGTGAGTCCTTAGCGGTGATACCTGGTTTTTTTAATTTAGTTTATGTTCAAAACTCTGGGGCAGCATTTGGAATGGGAGCAGGCTCAGGAGACTTTGTAAGAATCCTCTTCTTTTTAATCCTCCCAACTATTGCTTGCTTTTGGTTACTCTGGCTAATTTGGAAGACGAGACATACTAGCGCATGGCTTTGCACAACTTATAGCTTAATCTTTGCAGGAGCAGTGGGAAATCTCATTGATCGCTATAGCTTAAAATATGTTGTGGATATGTTTGATTTCTATATTGGGACAAGCCACTTTGCGGCCTTTAATATAGCCGATAGTGCTATAAGTATTGCTGCTGTGATGTTGATTATTGATTTTGCCTATTTAGAAAAGAAGAGAGAGGAAAAAGCCGCGTCTTAG
- a CDS encoding sigma-54-dependent transcriptional regulator produces MHKVLVVDDDKVLQDSVKQALEFHHFKVDTADNGKEALSCVYKEKYDLVVMDVNMPEMSGIEALTEIKKYDPSIIVLILTAYSNVGDAVKAVKEGAYNYLEKPISSENLVALIKRALKARSLVETSIFSAPSLSLGTGDDKFVGESDVMQKVFGVISKLAQVNTPVLIRGESGTGKELVAKAIHYNGPLKDERFVTINLAAIPDNLIESELFGHEKGAFTGASERKIGKFQYADGGTIFLDEIGDISSTMQVKLLRVLQEKSFTPVGSNRDIKCDVRVIAASHKPFEEMIKEGTFREDLFYRLNVLPVYLPPLRERKSDIPFLIDYYVKYFNGIHHLEMKGCVPEAQEVLKNYSWPGNIRELRNVIEHAFIIESSEQIHISSLPETVKKSANIEDGPEDNADESNVQIDFKGIQDSVVDNIVEDSEVSKYQFTFATVTEDNEIKLDFQVAKDLFEKEFIIHALKMNKGKINQTALKANIPKKTLLRKIEKYEINPKSYY; encoded by the coding sequence ATGCACAAGGTACTTGTTGTAGATGATGACAAAGTTTTACAGGACTCAGTCAAACAAGCTTTAGAGTTTCACCACTTTAAAGTTGATACTGCTGACAATGGAAAGGAAGCTTTAAGTTGCGTTTATAAAGAAAAGTATGACCTAGTGGTTATGGATGTGAATATGCCAGAGATGAGTGGTATTGAAGCATTAACGGAAATAAAGAAATACGATCCTTCTATAATTGTTTTAATACTTACTGCTTATTCCAATGTTGGAGATGCGGTTAAGGCCGTTAAAGAAGGCGCTTATAATTATCTTGAAAAACCAATTTCATCTGAAAATTTAGTCGCTCTTATCAAGCGTGCCTTAAAGGCGAGAAGCTTAGTTGAGACATCGATCTTTTCTGCTCCTTCACTATCTCTTGGAACAGGAGATGATAAGTTTGTTGGTGAATCAGATGTTATGCAAAAAGTTTTTGGTGTTATCTCAAAGCTTGCGCAGGTGAATACGCCAGTACTAATTAGAGGTGAATCAGGTACAGGTAAGGAACTCGTTGCTAAAGCAATTCACTACAATGGGCCGCTAAAGGATGAGAGATTTGTTACGATTAACCTCGCCGCTATTCCTGACAACCTTATTGAGTCGGAGTTATTTGGACATGAGAAAGGTGCTTTTACTGGTGCGAGTGAAAGAAAAATAGGTAAGTTTCAATATGCAGATGGTGGAACAATATTCTTAGATGAGATCGGAGACATTTCATCTACGATGCAAGTAAAGCTTTTACGTGTCCTACAAGAAAAGTCTTTTACTCCTGTTGGCTCAAACAGAGATATTAAGTGTGATGTTAGAGTTATTGCGGCTTCACACAAGCCATTTGAAGAGATGATTAAAGAGGGAACATTTAGAGAAGATTTATTTTATAGATTAAATGTCCTTCCGGTTTATCTACCACCTCTTAGAGAGAGAAAATCAGATATTCCATTCTTAATTGACTACTATGTTAAATACTTTAATGGAATCCACCACCTTGAAATGAAGGGGTGTGTACCTGAGGCGCAAGAAGTTCTTAAAAACTACTCTTGGCCAGGAAATATTAGAGAGTTAAGAAATGTAATTGAACACGCATTCATTATAGAATCTTCAGAGCAAATACATATCTCTTCACTTCCTGAGACTGTTAAGAAGAGTGCAAATATTGAAGATGGTCCAGAAGACAATGCTGACGAGTCGAATGTACAAATTGACTTTAAAGGAATTCAGGACTCTGTAGTAGATAATATTGTAGAAGACTCTGAAGTGAGCAAGTATCAATTTACTTTTGCGACAGTGACAGAGGACAATGAAATAAAATTAGACTTTCAAGTTGCAAAAGACTTATTTGAAAAAGAATTTATCATCCATGCTTTGAAGATGAATAAAGGTAAGATTAATCAAACGGCTTTAAAAGCAAATATTCCAAAGAAGACATTGCTTAGAAAAATTGAGAAGTATGAGATTAATCCAAAGTCATATTATTAG